The proteins below come from a single Burkholderia humptydooensis genomic window:
- a CDS encoding ABC transporter substrate-binding protein has translation MTVRRSPLPRSPFAAARRACAAVLLPVASLALSLGASAAHAEDTAICYNCPPEWADWAAQIAAIKQKTGIRVPFDNKNSGQAIAQLIAEQKSPVADVVYLGVSSAFQAKDKGVVAPYKPAHWNDIPANLKDAQGYWFAIHSGTLGFFVNKDALDGKPVPRSWADLLKPEYKGMVGYLDPSSAFVGYAGAIAVNQALGGSFDNFQPALDWFRKLKANQPIVPKQTAYARVLSGEIPILLDYDFDAYRAKYKDHANVEFVIPKEGTIAVPYVMSLVKGAPHDANGKKVLDFVLSDEGQKLWANAYLRPVRAQALSADVAAKFLPAGEYARAKSVDFGKLAASQQAFGKQYLQVMQ, from the coding sequence GTGACCGTCCGCCGTTCACCTCTCCCGCGCTCGCCGTTCGCCGCCGCGCGCCGCGCGTGCGCCGCCGTGCTGCTCCCCGTCGCGTCGCTCGCGCTGTCGCTCGGCGCATCCGCCGCGCACGCGGAAGACACCGCGATCTGCTACAACTGCCCGCCCGAATGGGCCGACTGGGCCGCGCAGATCGCGGCGATCAAGCAGAAGACCGGCATTCGCGTGCCGTTCGACAACAAGAACTCCGGCCAGGCGATCGCGCAGTTGATCGCCGAGCAGAAGAGCCCCGTCGCGGACGTCGTCTATCTCGGCGTGTCGTCGGCGTTCCAGGCGAAGGACAAGGGCGTCGTCGCGCCGTACAAGCCCGCGCACTGGAACGACATCCCGGCGAACCTGAAGGATGCGCAGGGCTACTGGTTCGCGATCCACTCGGGCACGCTCGGCTTCTTCGTCAACAAGGACGCGCTCGACGGCAAGCCTGTGCCGCGCTCGTGGGCCGATCTGCTGAAACCCGAGTACAAGGGGATGGTCGGCTATCTCGATCCGTCCAGCGCGTTCGTCGGCTACGCGGGCGCCATCGCGGTGAACCAGGCGCTCGGCGGAAGCTTCGACAATTTCCAGCCGGCGCTCGACTGGTTCCGCAAGCTGAAGGCGAACCAGCCGATCGTGCCGAAGCAGACCGCGTACGCGCGTGTGCTGTCCGGAGAAATTCCGATCCTGCTCGACTACGACTTCGACGCGTATCGCGCGAAGTACAAGGACCATGCGAACGTCGAATTCGTGATTCCGAAGGAAGGCACGATCGCGGTGCCGTACGTGATGAGCCTCGTGAAGGGCGCGCCGCACGACGCGAACGGCAAGAAGGTGCTCGACTTCGTGCTGTCCGACGAAGGCCAGAAGCTGTGGGCGAACGCGTATCTGCGGCCGGTGCGCGCGCAGGCGCTTAGCGCCGACGTCGCCGCGAAGTTCCTGCCGGCGGGCGAATACGCGCGGGCGAAGAGCGTCGACTTCGGCAAGCTCGCGGCCAGCCAGCAGGCGTTCGGCAAGCAGTATCTGCAAGTGATGCAATAA
- a CDS encoding type VI secretion system Vgr family protein: MTLGPRGPQEAAFAPIFEAIHRGLLQRERLLKLDTPLGANTLIPLRAVGDARLGRDYTWTIDAATTRDDLNPDALIAQPVTLWLQQPRGVLDLNADYRPIHGYVHTVRRLGADGGLTSWQIGFSSALHFLRHRRDEHFWLDRDAQDILSDVFNRYPQLQGAFRFALSGALAKRSYCRQSETDWHFVNRIMEDEGLYGYWTHDGREQKTMLRIVDRVEALPDAKPIDFYRGHAGDEFDGLTQWATLRQLNSVHVASRSGDYQRPATPFEVRQSVQTTRYVEQTNWRTQEQKAIPYPPLEDYSAGAYRYPDSDRGVAWARIRAEEYESRSRRYAGVGGSRWVDVGGRFVLNDHPAHAEADPKEREFVAVAARWTIENNVPIARSGLHFPYSLQSDIERARSGYGPAFAVAPHPQDGATGLYVIEVDAQRTDIEYRSPFEHRKPAMSVEMATVVTPNGEEVWTDPLNRVRARFHWDRQSPPDVFETSPPLLVAQSDTGQQYGGVHVPRRGETVYVDFVGGDCDRPYIVSRAPGGATPPMWHSDGLLSGFQSREYGGGGGYSEMQLDDATGQVRARLLSKTRGDYSHLTLGYGIVQQGNTRGRYLGSGFTLHADQYGAVRANRGLYIGTHSTRHDAEQLDVDAARDQLKDAAEVLAQQSSLSEQHRAESLKAGHDALTELTDATRQPVEPGLSGGRTSGGGTGSANGFKVPAMLLGSAGGMGLTTFQSLHASADRHVNVVAGQSAFVATGKSFVASAGEKVSVFAQDGIKLFAKGDVRVESHRETIDLIGQKTVRIVSATERIEIAADKEILITSGQAYIRLKDGDIQIHAPGKIDIKGSMHSFSGPAGMPYPMPTQPDAVCVPCMMKRAAGRSAFVSTGG; encoded by the coding sequence ATGACGTTGGGGCCACGCGGGCCGCAGGAGGCGGCGTTTGCGCCGATCTTCGAGGCGATTCATCGTGGGCTGTTGCAGCGCGAGCGGCTGCTGAAGCTCGACACGCCGCTCGGCGCGAACACGCTGATTCCGTTGCGCGCGGTCGGCGACGCCAGGCTCGGCCGCGATTACACGTGGACAATCGACGCCGCGACCACGCGCGACGACCTGAATCCCGACGCGCTGATCGCGCAGCCCGTGACGCTGTGGCTCCAGCAGCCGCGCGGCGTGCTCGACCTGAATGCCGACTACCGGCCGATCCACGGCTACGTGCATACCGTGCGCCGGCTCGGGGCCGACGGCGGCCTGACGTCGTGGCAAATCGGCTTTTCGTCGGCGCTGCACTTTCTCCGGCATCGCCGCGACGAGCATTTCTGGCTCGACCGCGATGCGCAGGACATCCTGTCCGACGTATTCAATCGCTATCCGCAGCTTCAGGGCGCATTCCGGTTCGCGCTGAGCGGGGCGCTCGCGAAGCGTTCGTATTGCCGGCAGAGCGAAACCGACTGGCACTTCGTCAACCGGATCATGGAAGACGAAGGGCTCTATGGCTACTGGACCCACGACGGTCGCGAGCAGAAGACGATGCTCAGGATCGTCGATCGCGTCGAGGCGCTGCCGGACGCCAAGCCGATCGACTTCTATCGAGGCCATGCCGGCGACGAGTTCGACGGCTTGACGCAATGGGCAACGCTGCGCCAGTTGAACAGCGTGCACGTCGCCTCGCGTTCCGGCGACTACCAGCGCCCGGCGACGCCGTTCGAGGTCCGGCAGTCGGTGCAAACGACCCGCTACGTCGAGCAGACGAACTGGCGCACGCAGGAGCAGAAGGCGATTCCGTATCCGCCGCTCGAAGACTATAGCGCGGGGGCGTACCGGTATCCGGACTCGGATCGAGGCGTTGCGTGGGCGCGCATTCGAGCGGAGGAATACGAGTCGCGGTCGAGGCGATACGCCGGCGTCGGCGGCTCGCGCTGGGTCGATGTCGGCGGCCGGTTCGTGCTGAACGATCATCCGGCGCACGCCGAAGCCGATCCGAAGGAGCGGGAATTCGTCGCCGTCGCGGCCCGCTGGACGATCGAGAACAACGTGCCGATCGCCCGCTCGGGCCTGCATTTCCCGTACAGCCTGCAATCGGACATCGAGCGGGCGCGTTCGGGCTATGGCCCGGCGTTCGCGGTTGCGCCGCATCCGCAGGACGGCGCGACGGGCCTCTACGTCATCGAAGTGGACGCGCAGCGAACCGACATCGAATACCGCAGCCCGTTCGAGCATCGCAAGCCGGCCATGTCGGTCGAGATGGCGACGGTGGTCACACCGAACGGCGAGGAGGTCTGGACCGATCCGCTGAACCGCGTGCGCGCGCGATTCCATTGGGACAGGCAGAGTCCGCCCGACGTGTTTGAGACGTCGCCGCCGTTGCTGGTCGCGCAGTCGGATACCGGGCAGCAGTACGGCGGCGTACACGTGCCGCGTCGCGGCGAGACCGTCTATGTCGATTTCGTCGGCGGCGACTGCGACCGCCCGTATATCGTATCGCGCGCGCCGGGCGGGGCGACGCCGCCGATGTGGCATTCGGACGGGCTGCTGTCGGGCTTCCAGTCGCGCGAATACGGAGGCGGCGGCGGTTACAGCGAGATGCAGCTCGACGATGCGACCGGACAGGTGCGCGCGCGTCTGCTGAGCAAGACGCGGGGCGACTACAGCCATCTGACGCTCGGCTACGGGATCGTTCAGCAGGGCAACACGCGCGGCCGCTATCTCGGCTCGGGCTTCACGTTGCATGCCGACCAATACGGCGCGGTCCGCGCGAATCGCGGCCTGTACATCGGCACGCACTCGACCCGCCATGACGCCGAGCAACTGGACGTGGACGCGGCGCGCGATCAACTGAAGGACGCGGCCGAGGTGCTCGCGCAGCAATCGTCGCTGAGCGAGCAGCATCGCGCGGAGAGTCTGAAAGCGGGTCACGACGCGCTCACGGAACTGACCGACGCGACGCGGCAGCCGGTCGAGCCGGGCTTGAGCGGCGGGCGCACGTCGGGCGGCGGGACGGGCAGCGCGAACGGCTTCAAGGTGCCGGCGATGCTGCTCGGCAGCGCGGGCGGCATGGGCCTGACGACGTTTCAGTCGCTGCACGCGTCGGCGGATCGGCACGTGAACGTCGTCGCGGGCCAAAGCGCGTTCGTCGCGACGGGGAAGTCGTTCGTGGCAAGCGCGGGCGAGAAGGTGAGCGTGTTCGCGCAGGACGGGATCAAGCTGTTCGCGAAAGGGGACGTGCGTGTCGAGTCGCATCGCGAGACGATCGATCTGATCGGCCAGAAGACGGTGCGAATCGTGTCGGCGACGGAGCGTATCGAGATCGCGGCGGACAAGGAGATACTGATCACGTCGGGGCAGGCGTACATCCGCCTGAAGGACGGGGACATCCAGATCCATGCGCCGGGCAAGATAGACATCAAGGGCAGCATGCACAGCTTCTCGGGCCCGGCCGGCATGCCGTATCCGATGCCGACGCAGCCGGATGCGGTGTGCGTGCCGTGCATGATGAAACGCGCGGCGGGGCGATCGGCGTTCGTGTCGACGGGGGGCTGA
- a CDS encoding sensor domain-containing diguanylate cyclase, translated as MSTVYTAHESPRAIGIIARIYTACLLIGFALVPAFLIAYVRFFVDPRLIFENHQFHELAIAAATLEGLFVTYVTWRCYLSSGEPLLRWLTLGFLGFALIYSLHGAFTGMAHRNIWLFLLYGPASRLVMSLLLLVGQLSYFRDADPPEQRTRFSTWLPWIVGFVLVCFAVAAISYSPIAGHPWTRTSMEGGAMIVSLINVALLLARRIRSPLMLVYAISVTSFALSSIAFILGKPWNHMWWLAHAIFAGGFFMLSFGVVQALMTTRSFATVYSQQDLMARLAESMARTEGALQELKRTNQKLEHLATTDPLTGASNRRKFIEQMQAEIARAKRDGTAFSLLALDLDNFKTINDNYGHQVGDVVLRNFVRQCLAAIRPYDHIARVGGEEFMVLLPRMLADTASGIAERVRTTIANAPFGIDGKHTPVTVSIGVSQYGRDGDTVDEILSAADKLLYRAKNEGRNRVVSS; from the coding sequence GTGAGCACCGTCTACACAGCCCATGAATCGCCGCGTGCGATCGGCATAATCGCCCGGATCTACACCGCGTGCCTGCTGATCGGCTTCGCGCTCGTGCCCGCGTTCCTGATCGCCTACGTGCGATTCTTCGTCGATCCGCGGCTGATCTTCGAAAATCATCAGTTCCACGAACTGGCGATCGCCGCCGCGACGCTCGAGGGCCTGTTCGTCACCTACGTGACGTGGCGCTGCTATCTGTCGTCGGGCGAGCCGCTGCTGCGCTGGCTCACGCTCGGCTTCCTCGGCTTCGCGTTGATCTACTCGCTGCACGGCGCGTTCACCGGCATGGCGCACCGGAACATCTGGCTGTTCCTGCTGTACGGGCCCGCGTCGCGCCTCGTGATGTCGCTCCTGCTGCTCGTCGGGCAACTGTCGTACTTCCGGGACGCCGATCCGCCCGAGCAGCGCACGCGGTTCTCGACGTGGCTGCCGTGGATCGTCGGCTTCGTGCTCGTCTGCTTCGCGGTCGCCGCCATCTCGTACTCGCCGATCGCCGGCCATCCGTGGACGCGCACCTCGATGGAAGGCGGCGCGATGATCGTGTCGCTCATCAACGTCGCGCTGCTGCTCGCGCGGCGCATCCGCTCGCCGCTGATGCTCGTCTACGCCATCTCGGTGACGTCGTTCGCGCTGTCGTCGATCGCATTCATTCTCGGCAAGCCGTGGAATCATATGTGGTGGCTCGCGCATGCGATCTTCGCGGGCGGCTTCTTCATGCTGAGTTTCGGCGTCGTCCAGGCGCTGATGACGACTCGCTCGTTCGCGACCGTCTACAGCCAGCAGGATCTGATGGCGCGGCTCGCCGAATCGATGGCGCGCACCGAAGGCGCGCTGCAGGAGCTCAAGCGCACCAATCAGAAACTCGAGCACCTCGCGACCACCGATCCGCTGACGGGCGCGTCGAACCGGCGCAAGTTCATCGAGCAGATGCAGGCGGAAATCGCGCGCGCGAAGCGCGACGGCACCGCGTTCTCGCTGCTCGCGCTCGATCTCGACAACTTCAAGACGATCAACGACAACTACGGCCATCAGGTCGGCGACGTCGTGCTGCGCAATTTCGTGCGCCAATGCCTCGCGGCGATCCGCCCCTACGACCACATCGCGCGCGTCGGCGGCGAGGAGTTCATGGTGCTGCTGCCGCGCATGCTCGCCGACACGGCGAGCGGCATCGCGGAGCGCGTGCGGACCACGATCGCGAACGCGCCGTTCGGCATCGACGGCAAGCATACGCCCGTGACCGTGAGCATCGGCGTGTCGCAATACGGGCGCGACGGCGACACCGTCGACGAAATCCTGAGCGCCGCCGACAAGCTGCTCTATCGCGCGAAAAACGAGGGTCGCAATCGCGTGGTCTCGTCGTAG
- a CDS encoding LacI family DNA-binding transcriptional regulator, with amino-acid sequence MTPTIKDVAALAGFSIATVSRAINAPHTVHPATLEKIHAAIGALRFRPNPLGRQLRSDRTQLIGVVLPTLANPVFAECLQGVDELATQAGFKLIVMSTEYDAMRERHAIETLRAQRVEGLMLTVADADAHPLLDELDRDGPLYVLMHNDTPHRPSVAVDNRRAAYDGVRMLIERGHRRVLMLAGSLDASDRARLRVRGYAQALGEHGLEPLPALELDFNAPALPHAMLAHLTARASRPTALFCSNDWLAMVVIRGLRDARLAVPDDMSVLGFDGLAVGELLAPPLASVATPNREIGRAAWRRLAERIAGKRHAQPALTLPHAVRDGATVAPPRDAHSARASRIA; translated from the coding sequence ATGACGCCGACCATCAAAGACGTCGCCGCGCTCGCCGGCTTTTCGATCGCAACCGTGTCGCGTGCGATCAACGCGCCGCACACGGTCCATCCCGCGACGCTCGAAAAGATTCACGCGGCAATCGGCGCGCTGCGCTTCCGCCCGAATCCGCTCGGCCGGCAACTGCGCAGCGACCGCACGCAATTGATCGGCGTCGTGCTGCCGACGCTCGCGAATCCGGTGTTCGCCGAATGCCTGCAAGGCGTCGATGAGCTCGCGACGCAAGCCGGCTTCAAGCTGATCGTGATGTCGACCGAATACGACGCGATGCGAGAGCGTCATGCGATCGAGACGCTGCGCGCGCAGCGCGTCGAAGGGCTGATGCTGACCGTCGCCGACGCCGACGCGCACCCGCTCCTCGACGAGCTCGACCGCGACGGCCCGCTCTACGTGCTGATGCACAACGACACGCCGCATCGTCCGTCGGTCGCGGTCGACAACCGCCGCGCCGCGTACGACGGCGTGCGGATGCTGATCGAGCGCGGCCATCGGCGCGTGCTGATGCTCGCGGGCTCGCTCGACGCGTCGGACCGCGCGCGCCTGCGCGTGCGCGGCTATGCGCAGGCGCTCGGCGAGCACGGGCTCGAACCGCTGCCCGCGCTCGAGCTCGATTTCAACGCGCCGGCGCTGCCGCACGCGATGCTCGCGCATCTGACCGCGCGCGCATCGCGGCCGACCGCGCTCTTCTGCAGCAACGACTGGCTCGCGATGGTCGTGATCCGCGGGCTGCGCGACGCGCGCCTCGCGGTGCCCGACGACATGTCGGTGCTCGGCTTCGACGGCCTCGCGGTCGGCGAGCTGCTCGCGCCGCCGCTCGCGAGCGTCGCGACGCCGAATCGCGAGATCGGCCGCGCCGCATGGCGGCGTCTTGCCGAGCGCATCGCCGGCAAGCGCCATGCGCAACCCGCGCTGACCTTGCCGCACGCGGTGCGCGATGGCGCGACCGTCGCGCCGCCGCGCGATGCGCACAGTGCGCGCGCGTCGCGCATCGCGTGA
- a CDS encoding DUF1326 domain-containing protein, producing the protein MSYSLEGRILEVCDCKVLCPCWIGEDPDNGTCRATVAYHYDKGRIDDVDVSGLTVAFAAFVPGNILQGNWRVIIFIDERATDAQFDALASVYRGERGGPLADFSKLFGDIIAIERAQIDFDVRDGRGTLKVGNTTYAELEPYLGPTGEPTKLVESIFSTIPGSPAFVGKAGTFRMQEQKLGIDLDLSGQNAIQGFFTFNS; encoded by the coding sequence ATGAGCTACAGCCTGGAGGGACGCATACTCGAAGTATGCGATTGCAAGGTGCTTTGCCCGTGCTGGATCGGCGAGGACCCCGACAACGGCACGTGCCGGGCGACGGTCGCCTACCACTACGACAAGGGCAGGATCGACGACGTCGACGTGTCGGGGCTGACGGTCGCGTTTGCCGCGTTCGTGCCGGGCAACATCCTGCAGGGCAACTGGCGGGTGATCATCTTCATCGACGAACGCGCGACCGATGCGCAATTCGATGCGCTCGCCAGCGTCTATCGCGGCGAACGCGGCGGGCCGCTCGCCGATTTCTCGAAGCTCTTCGGCGACATCATCGCGATCGAGCGCGCGCAGATCGATTTCGACGTGCGCGACGGTCGGGGCACGCTGAAGGTGGGCAACACCACCTACGCCGAGCTCGAACCGTACCTGGGGCCGACCGGCGAACCGACGAAGCTCGTCGAGAGCATCTTCTCGACGATCCCCGGATCGCCCGCGTTCGTCGGCAAGGCCGGCACGTTCCGCATGCAGGAACAGAAGCTCGGCATCGATCTCGACCTGAGCGGACAGAACGCGATCCAGGGTTTCTTCACGTTCAATTCGTAA
- a CDS encoding DUF2182 domain-containing protein encodes MNATSSRRVFVPLAIASIVAAWGALWMWGSSPYARFLHPVDWSATNLAGLCRLIPAGGAIVPAVLHVAAWLLMIVAMMLPTVLPLLRTFERLTAARPDRSRLMLLVVLGYLAAWSAFGLVVHAGDAGLHALARRTPWLAWHGWLVGAIVLTLAGGYQFSPLKYRCLDKCRSPLMFVSEQWRGRHPRRDSFALGMRHGLFCVGCCWMLMCLMFVVGAGSVGWMLAIGAAMSAEKNLPHGRRLSAPLGVALLGWAASIAAAGLGAM; translated from the coding sequence ATGAACGCGACTTCGTCGCGCCGCGTGTTCGTGCCGCTCGCGATCGCGTCGATCGTCGCGGCATGGGGCGCGTTGTGGATGTGGGGCAGCAGCCCGTATGCGCGTTTTCTTCATCCTGTCGACTGGTCCGCGACGAATCTCGCCGGGTTGTGCCGGCTGATTCCGGCAGGGGGTGCGATCGTGCCGGCAGTGCTGCACGTCGCCGCGTGGCTGCTGATGATCGTCGCGATGATGCTGCCGACCGTGCTGCCGCTGCTGCGAACGTTCGAGCGCCTGACGGCCGCGCGGCCGGACCGCAGCCGGCTGATGCTGCTCGTCGTGCTCGGCTATCTCGCGGCATGGAGTGCGTTCGGGCTCGTCGTCCACGCCGGCGACGCCGGCCTGCACGCGCTCGCGCGGCGCACGCCGTGGCTCGCGTGGCATGGATGGCTCGTCGGCGCGATCGTGCTGACGCTCGCGGGCGGCTATCAGTTCAGCCCGCTCAAGTATCGCTGCCTCGACAAGTGCCGCTCGCCGCTGATGTTCGTGAGCGAGCAGTGGCGGGGCAGGCATCCGCGGCGGGACAGCTTCGCGCTCGGCATGCGCCACGGGCTCTTTTGCGTCGGGTGCTGCTGGATGCTGATGTGTCTGATGTTTGTGGTGGGCGCGGGCAGCGTCGGCTGGATGCTCGCGATCGGCGCGGCGATGTCGGCCGAGAAGAACCTGCCGCACGGCCGGCGGCTGAGCGCGCCGCTCGGCGTCGCGCTGCTCGGGTGGGCGGCGTCGATCGCCGCGGCGGGATTGGGCGCAATGTGA
- a CDS encoding T6SS phospholipase effector Tle1-like catalytic domain-containing protein: MTVRQSGKPISNEELKQVAIDGGLKRALRECPPAKGDMIACRLYPSLSFFFDGTNNNMDRDLPLRKHSNVAKLFLAAIDSRQSGCFRRYLPGVGTPFQFPKIVGYTDQLKDDEGGTLGLGLGVGGDLRIKFALAEFSRILDVDWGPGSWKHMREITVAIFGFSRGATEARAFARRFVEQKCSKDGGKLYWNAPSGVRVPLRINFIGLFDTVASVGGPALHLDWASELAIPAEVERCVHYVAAHEVRQAFPLDSVRVDKTYPDNCEEVVYPGVHSDVGGGYGPDEQGRHQDLSLIPLRHMFAEALRAGVPLTPLDQMKVDFRADFDLRDDARVVKLYSDYMAALPSASGDTLEALIQPHRYLNFWWRGVLAHNNADARVLGNRYAKFSDSFCKAVPAGTDADHPACQSNEWVYDVPKDPEEQAKQLLREQKRLIRHIEFLRHPVERRAGPQSYPPMPRSLTPYEQMILSAWDAPGAPVAAVDQLLAEYVHDSVAAFTSWPCALYEQRGIYCDQTRYLAENDPIGPSDVAVA; the protein is encoded by the coding sequence ATGACGGTCCGACAAAGCGGGAAGCCAATTAGCAACGAGGAGCTTAAACAAGTGGCGATCGATGGGGGCCTTAAACGCGCCCTTCGAGAGTGTCCGCCTGCCAAGGGGGATATGATTGCATGCCGACTCTATCCAAGTCTCTCGTTCTTCTTCGATGGCACGAACAACAACATGGATCGGGACTTACCGCTCCGTAAACATTCAAATGTGGCAAAGCTGTTTCTTGCCGCAATAGACTCGAGGCAATCCGGATGCTTTCGGCGATACTTGCCAGGAGTCGGCACGCCATTTCAATTCCCCAAGATCGTCGGCTATACCGACCAATTGAAAGACGACGAAGGGGGAACGCTCGGACTGGGGCTGGGTGTCGGGGGAGATCTGCGCATCAAGTTTGCGTTGGCTGAATTTTCTCGAATCCTCGATGTCGACTGGGGGCCGGGCTCGTGGAAGCACATGCGCGAAATCACCGTGGCGATCTTTGGATTTTCTCGGGGAGCAACGGAAGCACGCGCATTTGCCCGTCGATTTGTCGAACAAAAATGCTCAAAGGATGGTGGGAAGCTGTATTGGAACGCTCCGAGCGGCGTGCGTGTGCCGTTGCGCATCAACTTTATCGGGCTATTCGATACAGTCGCTTCGGTGGGTGGTCCGGCCTTGCATCTCGACTGGGCGTCGGAGTTGGCGATTCCGGCAGAGGTCGAGCGTTGTGTGCATTATGTTGCCGCGCACGAGGTGCGGCAGGCGTTTCCGCTCGATTCGGTGCGCGTCGACAAGACTTACCCCGATAATTGCGAGGAGGTCGTGTACCCCGGCGTGCATTCCGATGTCGGAGGCGGATATGGACCAGATGAGCAGGGGCGGCACCAAGATCTGTCGTTGATTCCACTGCGCCATATGTTCGCCGAAGCCTTGCGCGCGGGAGTGCCTTTGACGCCTCTTGATCAGATGAAGGTAGATTTCAGGGCGGACTTCGATTTGCGTGACGACGCGCGAGTCGTGAAGCTGTACAGTGACTATATGGCTGCCCTGCCGTCCGCATCCGGCGACACGCTCGAAGCGCTGATCCAGCCGCATCGTTACCTTAATTTTTGGTGGCGTGGCGTCTTGGCTCATAACAATGCGGATGCTCGCGTGCTGGGGAATAGGTACGCGAAATTCAGCGATTCATTTTGTAAGGCAGTGCCAGCGGGAACCGACGCGGATCATCCCGCCTGCCAGTCGAACGAGTGGGTCTACGACGTGCCGAAAGACCCGGAAGAGCAAGCAAAGCAGCTTTTACGCGAGCAGAAGCGACTCATACGGCACATCGAATTCCTGCGTCATCCGGTTGAACGTCGCGCCGGTCCCCAGAGCTATCCGCCGATGCCGCGCTCCTTGACGCCCTACGAGCAAATGATCCTGTCGGCATGGGATGCGCCGGGCGCGCCGGTGGCGGCTGTCGATCAACTGTTGGCCGAATATGTGCATGATTCGGTCGCGGCTTTCACGTCGTGGCCGTGCGCGCTCTACGAGCAGCGCGGGATTTACTGCGACCAGACGCGGTATCTGGCAGAGAACGATCCTATTGGACCAAGCGATGTGGCCGTCGCGTGA
- a CDS encoding DUF4123 domain-containing protein, with translation MDTQTVFGEADSLGAHLYVLVDPLQNGSLPGALSVRSDHVACLMDGGADVRAVSPHLVYIPPSHFESARAWLERHGPSSPCATLLASPLPLAALAAHLKSFLRVRLPDGEPIVLAYWDPAILATLAGSAEDETLFVKGPVLSDAQRQAWLAPILRWTYWDREGALRQIDWRQARMPASAATLRPPFKLDQGQVDALIDASVPDGVLLHFAERAPSVLADMPERERYGFICRQINRARQRGIEGTGAWMEYCALAARHGEAFDATSEGAVLLTQLLPAANDRLQA, from the coding sequence ATGGATACGCAAACCGTGTTCGGCGAGGCCGATTCGTTAGGGGCGCACCTATATGTGCTCGTCGACCCGTTGCAGAACGGCAGTTTGCCCGGTGCATTGTCGGTCCGATCGGATCATGTCGCGTGCCTGATGGACGGCGGAGCGGACGTGCGGGCCGTTTCGCCGCACCTCGTCTATATCCCCCCAAGTCACTTTGAATCGGCGCGCGCATGGCTGGAACGACATGGACCGTCATCGCCGTGCGCGACGCTGCTCGCATCGCCATTGCCGCTTGCAGCGCTCGCGGCGCATCTGAAGTCGTTTCTGCGCGTGCGCTTGCCGGATGGCGAACCGATCGTGCTCGCGTATTGGGACCCGGCGATTCTCGCGACGCTCGCCGGTTCGGCGGAAGACGAGACGCTGTTCGTGAAAGGACCGGTGCTGTCCGACGCGCAGCGTCAGGCATGGCTCGCGCCGATTCTGAGGTGGACGTATTGGGATCGCGAAGGCGCGCTGCGTCAGATCGACTGGCGTCAGGCTCGGATGCCGGCCTCCGCCGCGACGCTCAGGCCGCCGTTCAAGCTCGATCAGGGGCAGGTGGATGCATTGATCGATGCGAGTGTGCCGGACGGCGTGTTGCTGCATTTTGCAGAACGTGCGCCGAGTGTACTTGCCGACATGCCGGAGCGTGAACGATATGGGTTTATCTGTCGGCAGATCAATCGCGCTCGACAGCGCGGCATTGAGGGAACGGGCGCATGGATGGAATACTGCGCACTGGCTGCACGGCATGGAGAAGCGTTTGACGCAACGTCTGAAGGTGCTGTGTTGTTGACGCAGTTGCTGCCGGCCGCGAACGATAGGCTGCAAGCATAA